Proteins encoded within one genomic window of Heptranchias perlo isolate sHepPer1 chromosome 35, sHepPer1.hap1, whole genome shotgun sequence:
- the LOC137301980 gene encoding probable G-protein coupled receptor 139, with protein sequence MSLSFMIKLQILWALNDIQKIYYPILAAFGVPVNVVTIVILSRGKCGLSKCVTRYLVAMAAADLLVVIFDLILRQVPIVYWDEFIFLWYVGLCNIHAVLLYAVTDCSVWFTVTFTFDRFVAICCQKLKTKYCTEKTAAVVLGTVTVLSGLKNIFWYFLYKNEYWLSNSPWFCRVTPEVSRSLAWAAIELMHYIFTPFVPFLLIVLFNILTVRHILVASRARRRIRGPSSGKNSSDPEMENRRKSIVVLFVISGNFILLWVVFMVCSILKRLDYLGYPVPLPTFVREIGFMLQLLSCCTNTFIYAVTQRKFREELRNGVKYPLAMMVKLIR encoded by the coding sequence TTAAcgtggtgacgattgtgatcctgtctcgtggaaaatgcggtctctccaaatgtgtcactcgctacctggtggccatggcagcggcagaTCTACTGGTAGTTATCTTCGATCTGATATTAAGGCAGGTTCCTATTGTTTATTGGGACGAATTTATATTTCTGTGGTACGTTGgactgtgtaatatccacgccgtcctgctttatgcagtcacGGATTGTTCTGTTTggttcacggtcactttcacctttgatcgatttgtggccatttgttgccagaagctgaaaactaaatattgcaccgagaagacggcggctgtggttctcggaacagtgacCGTGCTGAGCGGCTTGAAGAACATTTTCTGGTATTTTCTGTATAAAAATGAGTATTGGCTTTCGAACAGTCCCTGGTTTTGCCGCGTGACACCCGAAGTATCTCGTTCGCTGGCCTGGGCGGCCATTGAATTAATGCATTATATTTTCACTCCATTTGTTCCATTTCTTTTGATTGTACTGTTCAATATATTgacggtcagacacattttagtggccagcagagcccgcaggagaatcCGGGGTCCGAGCAGTGGGAAGAattccagtgacccagagatggagaaccgaaggaaatcgatCGTTGTACTATTTGTTATATCTGGaaatttcatcctgttatgggtgGTGTTCATGGTGTGTTCTATATTGAAACGGTTGGATTATTTGGGATATCCTGTTCCCCTGCCCACATTTGTACGAGAAATCggcttcatgctccagctcctgagttgctgcacgaacacttttatttatgcagtgacccaaaggaaattcagagaggagttgaggaaTGGAGTGAAATATCCCCTCGCAATGATGGTCAAATTAATTAGATGA